From the Lytechinus variegatus isolate NC3 chromosome 5, Lvar_3.0, whole genome shotgun sequence genome, the window TGCACGGTGCATCCTGCCTTCACCCCGCATCCTGATAAGGTTTCTGCATCTTTCATCAACTTTCCACAGTAAACTAGATCTGCAAGAGCACATGGAAAGTGACAgtgttttgtacatgtacaagataTATGGGGCATTCAATGGTCAATAGGAAAAACGAAAGGAAATTAGCGATGAAGAGGGGAGTGTTACATGTGCATTTGCAGAAGTGGGATGAACTCACAGAAAGAATGCATTTAAGTCCGGTCAAATTTACTGGAAAAGTCATCTATATCGCACAGGCCTGTATCGCAAGAGGCACCAGTCTGGAATGAGGATCATCTCTGTTTCTCCACACAAGAAATCCAagaaagttcattcacctgtcaagtgcaGACACATGGCCGACACAAATCGAGTGCGATAgtcaatataaaaatatttgggTTTCATCAAGACAAGATTACTGTATAGGAAGTTGGTAagtcataaaaaaaaaagaaattgaactGGGGAGGAATGGAGGTCAAATAGTACTCTCAATTCCAGTTACTGCTGTGTACGGTATTTCTCACAAGAGACAGTGGGGAAAAAATTGTTCTCACAAACAAGAACAATCTCAATTCATCAAGACTTGATTTGTTTCGGTTtgtgaggatatccttgttttctgggacaatccacttgttcactgcaaccatcctgcctgtagggaatctacaggtaggactatggtaggCCAATGATGTACatagcactttaaaaaataattaaaatattacttttgtgaccaaaattactaatttccatacagttgcagtttatttttcattagtaacttgggaatcatttttgtattcaccagagtgctcgaaaacttgaattttgggcatatttttgtgtatgccctctattggtggaaagtaatatggcaagaaaatcttcatttttcaatatctatttttaattaagaaaaaataattcaaagaatcaaatttacataagagccaagttatatgatgactAGCTGTATTGGAAACTAACAgcgtaagaaaatcaagcatttgtcccatagaaaaagagaaaataagccaaaactgccaccctttattttgccacacatggaaatgtaactgagaacaaggttatatatcATACCCTTGTTCGTAGGATGAGTGGGACAATCCTCGTTTTTGGACTGGCAGCTCTATACCTCTAATGAATGTGTTATAATTTTGATGTTCATATACtttttacaattcataacaaaaatggccgatcgagacgggggtagaaggagagaacttttcgttttttgaggttccagtctgtgcccagatgtcagaaaaactaccactcgttagaccatcatccatataatcgtggtaagtgcttgatttctgttttaactattctgagaattattttgaccatacttcacgcttgtcaggtgagtatgccaaattgcacgtaTGATCCTGGGCTTTTTCTGGGTTAGATGGTGGCCTGTATACCGTTATCAGAAGAATCTCATCGCAGTTTGATTGCAGTTGCATGCATTTGCAGTGGGTCATTACcaaacaaaatttcaatataaaaaacaatcgtttcttaaaattcattattaaaaaataccTAAAACAGAATGgccaacaaaataatatttttgccAAGATCAATTCAGATCACACCCTTCTTTGCACATGCAGACAGTCGACAGTGAAATAAATGAAGTGCAGGGTCAGGGACAGTAAAAATCATTTGctaaaactgaaactgaaagcAACATGCTTGAGTCCTTATCATGATGGTGGTTAAATTAGTGGCAGATAGTAAGGTAGGAGCAATTTCGCAATGGCAGGTCCCTTTAGTTTTACTAGCATTAACAATTAAGGTCAGGACAAGAAGTCAACTAATACGAAGTGTGCACAGTGCAGCGGAAATAAAAATTATCCGGCGCCTACTGCGCTGGCGTGGTGCAGCGCGGTCGTCCGCCAGGGCTATACTAGCTAGAGGCTGCTGGTGTAAGATTGGCTTGATCTTGGTCTTCGATGTGTCTTACGTTCTACTCTGCACAGTTCCAAATTCCAATTTTACTCACTTATATCTGTTGACGGAATATCGAAGACATTTGAAACTCTTTCTCTAAATTCTGCAACAGGTGAACCGAGATCCACTCCATCTAGACGAGGGCGTCCGGGTTTTTCGGAAAATTTGACACAGACAATGCAGCTCGCCATATTTTGTCAGATATCAACAAAAGAAAGGCGTGGTTTGAAATGATGACGTCAGCATATCAGGTTTGATATTCAGTGTGCCCCTGGCCCTCCCCGcccaaaaaaaatagatatggaaataaaaagtttgaacCATTCTAACTGACGAACTTTTGTTCTTGGTGAGAGGTATTTTTCacgtcagattttttttatcaacagCTGATCACGAGTTAGTGGACTGATGAAATTTATTGGAAACATTACAATTCCTATAGTTTTAAATGCACGGCCCCAGAAGTGTATTATAGGTCCATAATGTGATATTATCAAGATTGATGAAATTGGTGGCACCAGGATTTTTCAAGCACCAGGCGCCAGTTACACCCACAAATTAGCTTTGCAAAATTATATACGTGAGTTTTAAACCCCCATTTATGTTAGTCTATGACACTATTTTCGCAAAGTATATAGGGCCTTTATGAAATGAGTTATGGGGGCACTCTGCATCAGATTTTTAAATGCACTTTGCAAGACTTAGGAACAAGGCGACAGACAGTGGAGCTTGTGACAAAGATGACAATCGGGGAAGTATAAAAAATGCATGTATGATGAGTTTGAAAACAACACTCCTTATAATTGAAGCAAATCCTAATAAATCGAAATAgcatgaaaatgaagattttgAATAATCCTTACATGATGAGCTGAAAAAAGTCCCGAAAATTCAAAACCAAAACAGGGATTCCCTTTTCAAATGGATAATTACGCTGATGTATATGCTATAAACAGTCTTGGACTTATGTTCTAAAAAAGGATGacaaaaaatcataatacaTCTGGCATTGAAAATTAATGGCATTAAATCATCAGTGTAAGCACCCAACATCTCTGATATgctatttaatttatttcatagaAGGGGACCCAAATAGGctcatttcacttttgtttgaaCCAGGTATTGCCACTTCACCGGCCATTACGTGGAggtgcagatttttcaagaagTGAGAGAAAAAACgggtgaaaaaaaataggaagaatGAGGTAGAAAAAAGTaagataaaagaacaaaaagtatattaaaaaaacattggttATTGGTAAATCCAACtgctatatttttctttttttttcatgcttctccctgttttgttttcatttagtTTTTATGCTTTTCTTGGTTGACTGAATGAGATTTACATGCAGCCTGGACTCCTGTTTGAAATCACCCTTGCAAAGTTCCCATCTTTCTGTTAATTCTTTCCAGTATCACGTTCCCTTGCTATTATATTTGATAACTTTTAATCTCACCCCTATCGTTTGACCTCCATTCATCTAATTCACACAATGGTTTCCTCTTTTAGTGTCACAATGGACCTAGCATATGCTCTCATCCATCTcaccccctctctttctttctttctttctttccttccttccttccttccttccttcaatccttccttccttccttcatttctttctttcgttctcaCCATTTTaccttctctccctcccctttcttccccttcctttctctcctACTCTCTCCCTCTACCTACCATCATCTCTCTCTCACCCTACTCCTGGTGTATTCCATAACTTGAGATGCACAACAGTTTAAAGTTCAGTCAAGATTTAATAATTGACCTGCAACTCTTGAACTGCACAGAAACGTCagtagaaaatatttcagtagAGTATATAACTGATCGACATTAACTGAAAGAACCTGAAATGCttgaataaaatgattttggAGAAAATGTTTGAGGGCATTTCAATTACATCGCAATAATGGCGAACTACATGTAAACAtctaattaaaggacaagtccaccccaacaaaaagttgatgtgaataaaatgagaaaaatcaaacaatcataacaccaaaaatttcatcaaaatcggatgtaaaataagttaaggcattttaaagctttgcttaatttcacataatatttAGTTACATATACATCTTGGTCGAAATGCAAATGAGGGATCTCATTATTTcttaattcttttgtatttcattacctggactgaaatattctaattttctcctcgttGTCCTGTAACAAAgctttatttctccctgaacatgtgtaattatcaatgttttaacattttgaggTTCTAACAATAGGGTCCGGCTTATTGTGAAATCTGTAAATATTacaatattgtataattgaaacaataaaaaacaaaataaatagtgagggacatcagcgactctctcatttgcatatcgctgagttgtgcatataactattttgtaaaaagtaagcaaaactttaaaatgtcataactctcttattttacatccgattttgatgaaactttcagtgttgtgcttctttgatttttcctgttttaaattttttttgggggtggactttacctttaactACATGAAACAACATTGTACAAGAGATAACTATACTGCAAAATCGATAGTGAAGAGTGTTACATACTTCatcaaattatgcaacattgtgTGACCTCCTTTGTTTCCTCTACAATGGgatacattaataaaaaaaggcTTGCAATCAAATGCTTCATGCCAATGACATATTAAGATCACTGTTGTGATTGCACTATGCAcacagttaaaaaaataaattattaagtGTTAAAACACTTGAGGTATGTGAATTTAACAGTGGAATGTAAAGAGGAAAAAAGCACCAGGGGCACGTAGTAAAATTTAGCCCCTTCAAATATCTGGAACTGCTTCAATGTGAGCATCTCGCTTAAAGAGTTAACTTTAAAATCCTGACCTTCCAACTTTTGACAGTGGCAGCTTCTTTGATCATTTGTTAGATCAAACCATAGAAGTGTTCTTTTTTTCAGccatttttcttaatttatccTCACTTTTGTCTTTCTTTGGGTCACCCTGAAAGAGGTGCCTGGGGCACATGCCCCATCCCGCCCCCCAGATACGCCACTGTACATGTGAAAGAAGAATACAAAATGAAGCTGGCTATTAGAGGCAAGCTGACTAGTAAAGCAGTCATGATAACTTATGGTTGGATATGTGAGGTAGTATAGGTTGTCTTCCATGACatagaaaacagaaaatttaACTGAATATGCTTGACAGAATTTGGCAAGAACATGTACTTTCatacaaaaatatcatgatttgggGCGGGTGGACCctcaaaatagataatgaacATACTGTCTGTACCCAAGATAAAATGGACAAGATGATGACATAAATGTGAGTTCCATATCTTCTTTTTCAATATAGATGTacacaaacaaatacataaatggAGTATTGCACAGTAACCAAATCAAGGCATTTTAAGCCCAACATAATAAAACCAACTTTGTATAATCAAGACACTTTCTATTAttcaaattatgtttaaaaaattactCTGAAATGCAATTTGAAATCTTATTCTACCCAATAAGAGATGATAAAAGTACCCGAGACAAAACGGTGAGATGACTCCTACAATCTGCAATTTATAAACAGATGCAAAAGAGGATTACTGTACAATGAACACCCAAGTCATATCTTTTCAATTCATCTGTCCTCTTAAATGGCACCTTTTTTCTGTCACTTTGCTGTGATATTGAAGTCATGAGGGGGCCATGCTTGCCCATCCACGTAGCGCCATTCTTTCTTCATGTTAAAATTTATTAATATGGAAGGCACTTTCTACATAAAATGTTTTCTCCATATTCACTATAATCCTCTTTGGATATCCAGAATGTCTTGAAAGTCGGAAGCGAGGCAGCAACTGAGCCTCCTACCCATGCTGCATGCTGTCGGAATGATGGCGCAATCACACGGACCTAAGAACAGAAatatgtgaaagaaatgaaatgttatcaAACCATTTTAGTCATAATACACCTCACCCAATTTTATCTCAAGATAAAGCTATTCAACATCGTCAAGATGAGCCATAAATACTGGCAATTAGCCAGATTTTATTTACTTCATAACACTTCCATGCAAGAATATTGTCAATAcggcaggaggggggggggtggttataCAGGTCTCGAGCAAATTTGCCCCCCAATGCTCACTGCAATACATAGCTTATCCAACATTACAGATTTTGGCAGTAGGTTGTGAACagtaccccccccaaaaaaaaaaaaataaataaataaaataaataaataaataaataataatgataataatatattgcCTGCAATACTGGcaaccattggatggcaaaaaTAGTCACGTGCGAGTCACCTGCAAGGCTTGCATGTAACAATGCGACAGCGCCTATACATGTAACAAGTCTGATATCAATGCCTTTGGTTGACAATGGCAAGGAGAGACAAGAAGAAATGTGACCAACTTCAAAGACTCTCAAAATCaacaatatttagagtcaatgtACAGTCACTTTcaattccatgataaatgaattaataaaaggGAATCCAAAGACAAagcttatttaaaaaatgcaacCATGAAGACAATAAAGATCTTAAATTGGCGATCTAGTGAGTTATGAATAATTTTCCTacaaattcttttttaaaaaaaaggaaaaatcatatctttattctttcttATTATTGCTTGTCCATTTCTATCAAATTTTGGTTCTctgattttttaatttgttcttttttagaGCCTGCCATTGGTTGGATTCCCCTTGGCTCAACTTGGATTACGGTACCCCTTACTTACCCCACATGTGAGATAATCTGGTGTCTTTATTTCCAGTTCCAACTTCTCCTTGATTCCAGAGAAGAGAGTGTTTCCGCCGCAGAGCATTATATTGCGGAAATAAACCGGTTCATAGTCATCTTCCTCATCAGTTAGACGGATACTACGAGTAATAGCCTCCTGAAAACCTGTTCAATGATGTGGTGAAAGAACAAAtattatgtcatatttttagttttatcAGTTTGGTATGCATATACAGGGGCAATGCCACATAGGAAGGCACAgggggatatttttttaaatagcaaaattaaagacaaaaaaaagggagaaaaaaaaggaacaagtGGAACACCTCTGACGGTCTCGCCTGCTTTAcgcaattcgatatagcagcagtgctgcctttaaaaacagctaatgaataattattcacagaagaaaacactaatatgataataaaatactgtgttcattgacccaaaatgaccttagaccatgatcatgtgacctaagacattggcaaaacaatcattcatacttgattacccttatgtcaatgtttcatgagctagatccataaactttctgaattatgatgccaattcaacatcGGCGTAAGACATTCCCaacaagttcattgacctttgaccttggtcatgtgacctgaaacttgcacatgatATTCAAGTatacatggttgctcttatgtccaagtttcataaactagatctataaacttttaaagttatgatgacaaatcctcaaataaccccaacatggccaaagtttgttgaccgtgacctttaaccttattcatgtgacctgaaactcaggcaggatcttcagtgatacactattacccttatgtctaagctttaagaactacatgtaggtccatatactttctaagaaatgatgacatttcaaaaacttaaccttggttaagatttcaatgttgacgacgccgtcattgccgttggaaaagcggcgcctatagtcttgctctgctttgcaggcgagacaaaaatgggaaaagggagtaaaaagaagaaagatcTGGGTTATCTAACCTTTGTGATATCCATAtaattcaattgagaaaaaaaaatagactcATAAGTTTTGGTCATTGTGCCCTTTTAATCCATTTGTGCTGTCATATAGATGTAGAAATGTGCCCACTGATAGGCGAGTAGTCTAAATACATGATTTCAAGCCAGTTCTACCCCAAAAGAAGTTGAAGGATATTTTACTGaaatttcaaacttttaaaCTGAAAAGAAGGAACATCCAAAATCAACCTAACATTCCGAACAGAGCTTTacactttacatgtatattaagcAATGAATCTTTTCTACCTATATGAACGAATAAGATAGCCATTCCTTACTATAAATGTAGTTTGTATTATGTTCAGATTTACTGTTAAAAACTTACCATAGCAGCCACTTTTAGGGTGCAAGAGATACTCTGCAATCTTTTGCCCAATCTCTTCCTGTTTTTCAGAGCCTGGATTGTATGGTCTCTCTTCAGCATAGAAGTGCCCACTGCGGCACTTAAAATCTTCAGCCTCATCTGTATTCAATGCCTTGCCTAACATATCCTTTACAATGTCTGCTGTGTACAAAGTCACGTCTTTACCTCCGAACCCTAGAGGTACAAGACCATATGGAGGCCTGTGCCCATCATGTATTGTGGAAACGTGTGACAACTCGTGACCTGAAGACAGCACAATCCCTGATGACAGACCAACTGAATAGAGTGCCATGGTTGGTTCACTTCCAAGGTAGAAGTAAGGCACTTCCAACCCTTCAAATGCTAATTGTACCATTTTCTGGCGACAGTGACGGTCAAGACCTGGTTTTTCGACAAGTACTAGAGGATGATCAGAGCTTTTTTTCTTGCTGGTAATTCCTATTGCATGCTGAATTATATCCTCAAATCTATCCCAGTCGGTGACAGTGCTATCTGATATCAATGATGAATGTTCAACCAATTTGTCAGGAAATATATCAGATTCTTGGGATGGAAATATGTGGTCCGGTGAAGTTTTCTCCAACTCGCAAAGTCCAACTTTAGTGAACAAGTTTCCCACGTCTAAAATGACAGGATTTTCAACTGACCCTGCCATTTTAATAACTCAGCAAGGCTTTTGGTGttatgatattctgaaaagaagcCAAAAAATGTAATAGAgtgatcattatttcattcaattacATAACATAGAGCATACCAACTTTAACCGTGCAAGACAGTTGTTCCAAGATAGATATTAAGCAATTTTTGAAAGCTTCATAATATGACATAGTACCGTATATGTTCAAGACTGTATTACCCCTGTAATTCATATTTCAACTACATCTACTTGAGGTTTTTCTCCCTTCTTCATTTGTCATAACACAATAGCAACTTTAGCAACATtcatctttataaaaaaattcaactttttgtgtaattcttaattataattcgtatatttatgtattcatttatctattgattttgatttctGGTACATCTTCATTTTGAACCCCTCCCTTTCAACCCTAGAGACTCAGACACCAAGGACACTGGAGAACATTGTTTTtacatccggggggggggggggggcacttactttgacgagtggataccatgcgcgaccaaaaaatacgtaaaaaggatgtctttttcaagatagggcacattACGTACTTAACGAAACaggggtgtcaaaaacactaaaatactgaaaaagggtatctatttttgctaggaaagctacgtgtttagggtcaaatttgagagggtgtaaaaaattaagactaaatcactataaatgttttataaaggatgtactttttgccctaAGAGTCAACACTACATGATTATAGTACGTTTTTGCGCGAgatgtgggaggtggggctgtactaaTCCCAAtcaggtaaaggtaaaaccgacgaccgagacataataaaaatattgttgtaCTTGTTTAGAGGATCAATTCAGATAATACTTGCCtagagtattgttttgtttccaatacttgtaaacggtagggtttcacatgccaatacttgttcaggggtgtattttcagaatatggaaaatacgtgtttaggttGCTTTTCAATAAATGCGCAATCTGTGTGGGGAGCTGTGACTGCAGtgtgacaaacgattcctattcagttttttctacagaggctgcaataaataCCTAAATACAGAGAAACCAGCAACTGTTTGGAATTTTAGAGTTAGGGACCTATATTCActttggtttcattttcctgtaagattatGAACATTATTAGGCACAGAagaaaatacttttttctttgCATGATAAATTGAGTGCGTagttttaggaccccttctataTCGGGCGgtgaaatcaagaggtgttTGGTCTTTGGAAAACACGTCGATGggatttttgtgagttttgtgatattttgtttttggttatgaatctttacaatatttaacacAAATTTGTGAAAGATGATTTGttagaaaattaaaattggCATAGTTTTTATCGTTTAACAAAGTGCATAGCTTTTGTTTAACTAAGTCTAAGGTAGGTCCCCCTATCATAAAATCGCACATAATTTATGCGATTTCTATCTTcaatttcctagggaaatccacttgttcactgctaccaccctgcctgtggggaatctacaggtaggactcactcacacattgtacgaggttagtatgtactaacctcgtacaatagaccgtgtttgaccctggatttcgaagtagttggcaaacatcgcttcattgctgaagtaatatttgccgaagctccttctcgctacgcaccggggctcttgccggtaagtagcaagagtttgttgaatataaaaataataataaaataataatccgataaaaaaagcacattttgcttacctcggcctcgaaagtgacttcgcttgtctcttccacggatatacaaggaagcccgttggtggcgctaataatttcacaaccttgattcagctcctcggtaattttataactgtatctaaattctttgaatgcgcaatcctcatgattaatttactaattatgggcaccaattaatgaaatgccttcaaaaaacataattaatgattaaaatttggtgatgataacactcatttgcattaatttaaaaagatgactgataaaaaaaaatgaaaataatatacgtgcctggaaagaaaccagcagtacaagctttgacgaacgtcaataatacgtatacggtataccaaagtctatacaatgaaaagattggacacttcacggactttgcgtaatgccttgcgtcgatatgcgtgtaaaatagtgtaggtgcctattctttcccttgtcgtgtctttgatatgaatataaatcgcgcgccctcttcaggagaaaattgatatcaacgctgactgatttctatctccgtaaaatcttcactaaagatcaagaaaatatacatatttttagaaagaaacttcaaggacaagtcacggaaggatctaaatgattcggtaagtgtcatagcaggatgtggaatatttatttatacataatattttatgtgggcaaaagcccactgtattttcgaagtgtagtggtgtgtcgcgtgcgtatgactgataatccttcgctcgcgagacgatatgaacccatgggtgaggtaggactatggtatgccaatgttgtccagagcacacactttaaaaagtcattaaaatatcacttttgtgaccaaacttactaatttccatacagttgcaatttatttttcctcagtaacttgggaataatttttgtattcaccagaacgctcaaaaacttgaattttgggcatatttttgtgtacgccctctattggtggaaagtaatatggcaagaaaattttcattttttgatctctatttttaataaagaaaaaatgatttaaagtatcaaatttaaataagagtcaagatttatgaataataggtgtaatggaaactgtcagtgtaaaaataTCAAGCATTtaccccaaacaaaaagagaaaataagccaaacattgccacccttattttgccacacatgtcAAGCCAAGGTTATATCAtcaccttgttcattgaatcaTGAATGAGTGGGGAAATCCTGACCTTATCTTTGTTTACAAGTGTCTTTTAATCTAATATATAACGGTATGTACATGGCAGGTGGTTCAACTTCAAGGCTTCGTGatcaaatgacaatatcaaaatcattaacaaaaatatgatcACGGAGTCCTCAACGGCTCAAGCTTAGGCTAGTTGTAACTTGTCAGTAACCCAGGCAGGCTCTCGGTCTCACGCCGGCCGCCCGAGCTCCGGCGGCATGAGTCATGAGAGCCTGCCTGGGT encodes:
- the LOC121415912 gene encoding actin-3-like; the encoded protein is MAGSVENPVILDVGNLFTKVGLCELEKTSPDHIFPSQESDIFPDKLVEHSSLISDSTVTDWDRFEDIIQHAIGITSKKKSSDHPLVLVEKPGLDRHCRQKMVQLAFEGLEVPYFYLGSEPTMALYSVGLSSGIVLSSGHELSHVSTIHDGHRPPYGLVPLGFGGKDVTLYTADIVKDMLGKALNTDEAEDFKCRSGHFYAEERPYNPGSEKQEEIGQKIAEYLLHPKSGCYGFQEAITRSIRLTDEEDDYEPVYFRNIMLCGGNTLFSGIKEKLELEIKTPDYLTCGVRVIAPSFRQHAAWVGGSVAASLPTFKTFWISKEDYSEYGENILCRKCLPY